The bacterium region TGGAAGCTGTCCAGGGATTTTACGCGAAGCTCAAAAACGGATTTTCCTGATCCGCCGGGGAGAAGGTATTGCCGAAGTATCGCGTCGGGTCGAAGTATCGCGTCGGGCCGGAGGATGCACTGGTCGTCGTCGACCTCCAGGCGGATTTCTGCCCCGGCGGGGCGCTGGCGGTACCGGAGGGCGATCAGGTGATCCCTCAGATCAACCGTCTTCTGGCTATCGGCGGATGGCGCCGGGTTCTGACCCGGGACTGGCATCCTGAGAATCACCTCTCCTTCCAGGACCGCGGCGGGATCTGGCCGCCGCATTGCGTGGCCGAAACCCGGGGCGCGGCCTTTCACGCGGGGCTCGATTCCGGGGCGGCCGATGCGGTGGTGTCGAAGGCGGCCGCGTCCGATCAGGAGGCCTACTCGGGATTCGACGGGACCTCTCTGGCGGATGATCTCCGGCGGGCCGG contains the following coding sequences:
- a CDS encoding isochorismatase family protein, with translation MPKYRVGSKYRVGPEDALVVVDLQADFCPGGALAVPEGDQVIPQINRLLAIGGWRRVLTRDWHPENHLSFQDRGGIWPPHCVAETRGAAFHAGLDSGAADAVVSKAAASDQEAYSGFDGTSLADDLRRAG